In Nocardia sp. NBC_00403, one DNA window encodes the following:
- a CDS encoding HPF/RaiA family ribosome-associated protein — MQILINTDSNIDSGEKLIRHVEEEIASTLERFSDQIISVEAHLSDQNAGKGGPDDKRCVLQARPTGQQPVAVTHNAATIDDACRGAAASMAHLLASRFGRLHETKGGDSIRHPHTN; from the coding sequence ATGCAGATTCTGATCAACACCGACAGCAACATCGACAGCGGCGAAAAGCTGATCCGGCACGTCGAGGAGGAGATCGCATCGACGCTCGAGCGCTTCAGCGACCAGATCATCAGCGTCGAAGCCCACCTCAGTGACCAGAACGCGGGTAAGGGCGGACCGGATGACAAGCGATGCGTGCTGCAGGCTCGTCCGACCGGTCAGCAGCCGGTCGCGGTGACCCACAACGCCGCGACGATCGATGACGCCTGTCGGGGCGCGGCCGCGAGCATGGCACATCTGCTTGCCAGCCGGTTCGGCCGGCTGCACGAGACAAAGGGTGGCGACTCCATCAGGCACCCGCACACGAACTGA
- a CDS encoding ISL3 family transposase → MLLPHLAGVAIEEVAEVSGVVCIRASALAAAVACVCCGYDATRVHSRYERYLADAPVGGRRLVVRLRVRRWFCDQSSCRVRTFAEQIEGVTVRHGRRTPLLRAMLEGIAVALAGRVGARLATALHASASRSTLLRLLAALPDPAAETPRVLGVDDFALLRGQNYGTVLIDCETGAPLELLPGRDAQPLANWLAAHPGVEVVCRDRSGAYAEGVRIGAPDAMQVADRFHLWQNLSKAVERCVARHRDCLRATEPQSTDRPTPQPQNEEPVGRFAQRAQRHHAKVHDLLARGHSIRGIARGLGWGQRTVQRSDGSPPSGPTICPA, encoded by the coding sequence TTGCTGCTGCCGCACCTGGCCGGGGTGGCCATCGAGGAAGTTGCAGAGGTCAGCGGCGTGGTGTGCATCCGGGCGTCCGCGCTGGCGGCGGCTGTGGCCTGCGTGTGCTGCGGGTACGACGCGACCAGGGTGCACAGCCGGTACGAGCGCTACCTGGCCGACGCGCCGGTGGGCGGACGACGGTTGGTGGTCCGACTGCGGGTGCGGCGATGGTTCTGCGATCAATCATCTTGCAGGGTAAGGACTTTCGCGGAGCAGATCGAAGGGGTGACGGTGCGGCACGGGCGGCGAACGCCGCTGCTGCGGGCGATGCTGGAGGGTATAGCGGTCGCTCTGGCCGGTCGGGTCGGCGCGCGACTGGCCACCGCGCTGCATGCGTCGGCAAGCCGGTCTACTCTGCTGCGGCTGCTCGCGGCGTTGCCGGATCCCGCAGCGGAAACGCCTCGGGTGTTGGGGGTGGACGACTTCGCGTTGCTGCGCGGCCAGAACTACGGCACCGTGCTGATCGACTGCGAGACGGGTGCACCACTGGAGTTGTTGCCAGGCAGAGACGCTCAGCCCCTGGCGAACTGGCTCGCCGCACACCCTGGGGTGGAGGTGGTATGCCGAGACCGCTCCGGGGCGTACGCGGAGGGAGTTCGTATCGGCGCACCCGACGCGATGCAGGTCGCGGACAGGTTTCACCTCTGGCAGAACCTGAGCAAGGCCGTCGAGCGCTGCGTGGCTCGCCACCGCGACTGCCTTCGCGCCACCGAGCCTCAGTCGACCGACCGGCCAACCCCGCAACCTCAGAACGAGGAGCCCGTCGGGAGGTTCGCGCAGCGCGCTCAGCGACACCACGCGAAGGTGCACGATCTGCTGGCTCGGGGACATAGCATCCGCGGTATCGCTCGGGGCCTGGGCTGGGGTCAGCGCACAGTGCAGCGCTCGGATGGATCGCCACCGTCCGGGCCGACGATCTGCCCGGCCTGA
- a CDS encoding protein-tyrosine phosphatase family protein, whose translation MAKPRGGDWLHDEMTALRDAGVDILVCALTTAELHETGLADEPAAARAAGLDFVAIPIPDRQVPDLHTVLPTLQDLAAKLRDGKHVVTHCRFGIGRSSLIAASLLILNGAKPDTAWHSLQQARGLPIPDTADQRDWTTRLAEYLDIPDSTE comes from the coding sequence ATGGCCAAACCCCGCGGCGGCGACTGGCTCCATGACGAGATGACCGCACTCCGCGATGCTGGCGTCGACATCCTGGTCTGCGCGCTCACCACCGCCGAACTCCACGAAACCGGACTGGCCGACGAACCCGCCGCCGCCCGCGCAGCCGGACTCGACTTCGTCGCCATCCCGATCCCCGATCGCCAAGTCCCCGATCTGCACACGGTCCTGCCGACATTGCAGGATCTCGCCGCGAAGCTGCGCGACGGCAAACACGTTGTCACCCACTGCCGCTTCGGCATCGGACGATCCAGCCTCATCGCCGCCTCCCTCCTCATTCTCAACGGCGCGAAACCCGACACTGCCTGGCACAGCCTCCAGCAGGCCCGAGGGCTACCGATTCCAGACACTGCTGACCAGCGGGACTGGACGACCAGACTGGCCGAATACCTTGACATTCCAGATTCCACAGAATGA